A single Vulpes vulpes isolate BD-2025 chromosome 16, VulVul3, whole genome shotgun sequence DNA region contains:
- the HDAC10 gene encoding polyamine deacetylase HDAC10 isoform X4 produces the protein MRTALVYHEDMTAARLLWEDPECEIERPERLTAALRRLQQGGLEQRCLQLAPREASEAELGLVHSPEYVSLLRGTQALDTQELRALSGQYDAVYFHPSTFHCARLAVGATLQLVDAVLMGAVHNGLALVRPPGHHSQRAAANGFCVFNNVAIAARHAQQKHGLQRILIVDWDVHHGQGIQYIFEDDPSVLYFSWHRYEHGRFWPYLRESDADAVGQGKGRGFTVNLPWNQVGMGNADYLAAFLHVLLPVAFEFDPELVLVSAGFDSAIGDPEGQMQATPECFGHLTQLLQGGYHLESLSQSVCMVVRALLGDPAPPLSGPMEPHRSALESIQSVRTAQAPHWTSLRQQDGRTSPVSPGGPTFKAVEAQASAVLSSLLGQLHLHPTPPVRTAVTLTAPDAALGLPPAVLHQEGSAPQEETRAWARLHEALAQDTAFTALGKVLHLLKGILDGQVSSGVAMTPAAAATLDVALRCSLSHRAQRVLCVAVGQLDWPPDLANDGRTLWLDIRGKEAAALSPFHVSMPLPGTTGAFLSCVLALVLPLAYGFRPDLVLMALGPAQGLQEPQAALLAALLRGPAGGRVLVLVEQEPTSQLAGILARVLHGDAPPSLGPFSTAPPEDTQALLYLRRQLEAQWKMLQVAAPS, from the exons ATGAGGACCGCGCTCGTGTACCATGAGGACATGACAGCCGCGCGGCTGCTCTGGGAAGA CCCCGAGTGTGAGATCGAGCGACCCGAGCGCCTGACCGCAGCCCTGCGGCGCCTGCAGCAGGGGGGCCTGGAGCAGAGGTGCCTCCAGCTGGCCCCCCGAGAGGCCTCCGAGGCGGAGCTGGGCCTGGTCCACAG TCCAGAGTACGTGTCCCTGTTGCGAGGAACCCAGGCCTTGGACACCCAGGAGCTGCGGGCGCTGTCGGGACAGTACGATGCAGTCTACTTCCACCCG AGCACCTTCCACTGCGCCCGGCTGGCCGTGGGGGCCACACTGCAGCTGGTGGACGCGGTGCTGATGGGAGCCGTGCACAACGGGCTTGCCCTGGTCAG ACCTCCTGGGCACCACAGCCAGAGGGCCGCTGCCAACGGATTCTGTGTGTTCAACAACGTAGCCATCGCAGCCAGGCACGCGCAGCAGAAACACGGCCTGCAGAG GATTCTCATTGTCGACTGGGATGTCCACCACGGTCAGGGCATCCAGTATATCTTTGAGGACGACCCCAG CGTTCTTTACTTCTCCTGGCACCGCTATGAGCATGGCCGGTTCTGGCCCTACCTCCGGGAGTCAGATGCGGACGCCGTTGGGCAGGGGAAGGGCCGTGGCTTCACCGTCAACCTGCCCTGGAACCAG GTCGGGATGGGAAATGCTGACTACCTGGCCGCCTTCCTGCACGTGCTGCTCCCTGTGGCCTTTGAG TTTGATCCTGAGCTGGTCCTCGTCTCTGCAGGATTTGACTCCGCGATTGGCGACCCTGAG GGGCAGATGCAGGCCACACCAGAGTGCTTCGGCCACCTCACGCAGCTGCTGCAG GGTGGCTACCACCTGGAGTCCCTGTCCCAGTCCGTGTGCATGGTGGTGAGGGCGCTGCTGGGTGACCCTGCCCCGCCCCTGTCGGGGCCCATGGAGCCTCATCGCAG tgCCCTGGAGTCCATCCAGAGCGTCCGGACAGCCCAGGCCCCTCACTGGACCAGCCTCCGGCAGCAAG ACGGGAGGACCTCACCTGTGTCGCCCGGGGGACCCACGTTCAAGGCAGTGGAGGCCCAGGCCTCGGCTGTGCTGAGTTCCCTCCTGGGCCAGCTGCAcctccaccccacaccccctGTCCGCACGGCTGTTACCCTGACCGCGCCAgatgctgccctgggcctgccccCTGCTGTCCTCCATCAGGAGGGGTCAGCCCCCCAGGAGGAGACACGGGCCTGGGCCAG GCTCCATGAGGCCCTGGCCCAGGACACAGCTTTCACTGCCCTTGGAAAGGTCTTGCACCTGTTGAAGGGGATCCTGGATGGgcag GTGAGCAGTGGTGTTGCAATGACCCCTGCTGCAGCCGCCACGCTGGATGTGGCCCTTCGGTGTAGCTTGTCGCACAGAGCCCAGAG GGtgctgtgtgtggctgtgggACAGCTGGACTGGCCCCCAGACCTTGCCAATGACGG GAGGACTCTGTGGCTGGATATCAGAGGCAAAGAAGCCGCTGCCCTGTCCCCGTTCCACGTCTCCATGCCGCTGCCAGGG ACAACAGGAGCATTCCTGAGCTGCGTCCTGGCCCTCGTGCTGCCCCTGGCCTACGGCTTCCGGCCTGACCTGGTGCTGATGGCACTGGGaccagcccagggcctgcaggAACCCCAAGCTGCGCTCTTGGCTGCACTCCTGCGGGGTCCAGCAGGGGGCCGAGTCCTGGTCCTGGTGGAGCAG GAACCCACATCCCAGCTTGCAGGCATCCTGGCCCGGGTGTTGCATGGAGACGCACCCCCCAGCCTGGGTCCCTTCTCCACCGCCCCCCCAGAGGACACGCAGGCCCTGCTGTACTTGAGAAGGCAGCTGGAAGCACAGTGGAAGATGCTGCAGGTGGCCG CTCCTTCTTGA
- the HDAC10 gene encoding polyamine deacetylase HDAC10 isoform X5 produces the protein MRTALVYHEDMTAARLLWEDPEYVSLLRGTQALDTQELRALSGQYDAVYFHPSTFHCARLAVGATLQLVDAVLMGAVHNGLALVRPPGHHSQRAAANGFCVFNNVAIAARHAQQKHGLQRILIVDWDVHHGQGIQYIFEDDPSVLYFSWHRYEHGRFWPYLRESDADAVGQGKGRGFTVNLPWNQVGMGNADYLAAFLHVLLPVAFEFDPELVLVSAGFDSAIGDPEGQMQATPECFGHLTQLLQVLAGGRVCAVLEGGYHLESLSQSVCMVVRALLGDPAPPLSGPMEPHRSALESIQSVRTAQAPHWTSLRQQGSAPTPRPGTCSADGRTSPVSPGGPTFKAVEAQASAVLSSLLGQLHLHPTPPVRTAVTLTAPDAALGLPPAVLHQEGSAPQEETRAWARLHEALAQDTAFTALGKVLHLLKGILDGQVSSGVAMTPAAAATLDVALRCSLSHRAQRVLCVAVGQLDWPPDLANDGRTLWLDIRGKEAAALSPFHVSMPLPGTTGAFLSCVLALVLPLAYGFRPDLVLMALGPAQGLQEPQAALLAALLRGPAGGRVLVLVEQEPTSQLAGILARVLHGDAPPSLGPFSTAPPEDTQALLYLRRQLEAQWKMLQVAAPS, from the exons ATGAGGACCGCGCTCGTGTACCATGAGGACATGACAGCCGCGCGGCTGCTCTGGGAAGA TCCAGAGTACGTGTCCCTGTTGCGAGGAACCCAGGCCTTGGACACCCAGGAGCTGCGGGCGCTGTCGGGACAGTACGATGCAGTCTACTTCCACCCG AGCACCTTCCACTGCGCCCGGCTGGCCGTGGGGGCCACACTGCAGCTGGTGGACGCGGTGCTGATGGGAGCCGTGCACAACGGGCTTGCCCTGGTCAG ACCTCCTGGGCACCACAGCCAGAGGGCCGCTGCCAACGGATTCTGTGTGTTCAACAACGTAGCCATCGCAGCCAGGCACGCGCAGCAGAAACACGGCCTGCAGAG GATTCTCATTGTCGACTGGGATGTCCACCACGGTCAGGGCATCCAGTATATCTTTGAGGACGACCCCAG CGTTCTTTACTTCTCCTGGCACCGCTATGAGCATGGCCGGTTCTGGCCCTACCTCCGGGAGTCAGATGCGGACGCCGTTGGGCAGGGGAAGGGCCGTGGCTTCACCGTCAACCTGCCCTGGAACCAG GTCGGGATGGGAAATGCTGACTACCTGGCCGCCTTCCTGCACGTGCTGCTCCCTGTGGCCTTTGAG TTTGATCCTGAGCTGGTCCTCGTCTCTGCAGGATTTGACTCCGCGATTGGCGACCCTGAG GGGCAGATGCAGGCCACACCAGAGTGCTTCGGCCACCTCACGCAGCTGCTGCAGGTGCTGGCTGGAGGCCGGGTCTGTGCCGTGCTGGAG GGTGGCTACCACCTGGAGTCCCTGTCCCAGTCCGTGTGCATGGTGGTGAGGGCGCTGCTGGGTGACCCTGCCCCGCCCCTGTCGGGGCCCATGGAGCCTCATCGCAG tgCCCTGGAGTCCATCCAGAGCGTCCGGACAGCCCAGGCCCCTCACTGGACCAGCCTCCGGCAGCAAG GGTCAGCCCCCACACCAAGGCCCGGCACCTGCTCCGCAGACGGGAGGACCTCACCTGTGTCGCCCGGGGGACCCACGTTCAAGGCAGTGGAGGCCCAGGCCTCGGCTGTGCTGAGTTCCCTCCTGGGCCAGCTGCAcctccaccccacaccccctGTCCGCACGGCTGTTACCCTGACCGCGCCAgatgctgccctgggcctgccccCTGCTGTCCTCCATCAGGAGGGGTCAGCCCCCCAGGAGGAGACACGGGCCTGGGCCAG GCTCCATGAGGCCCTGGCCCAGGACACAGCTTTCACTGCCCTTGGAAAGGTCTTGCACCTGTTGAAGGGGATCCTGGATGGgcag GTGAGCAGTGGTGTTGCAATGACCCCTGCTGCAGCCGCCACGCTGGATGTGGCCCTTCGGTGTAGCTTGTCGCACAGAGCCCAGAG GGtgctgtgtgtggctgtgggACAGCTGGACTGGCCCCCAGACCTTGCCAATGACGG GAGGACTCTGTGGCTGGATATCAGAGGCAAAGAAGCCGCTGCCCTGTCCCCGTTCCACGTCTCCATGCCGCTGCCAGGG ACAACAGGAGCATTCCTGAGCTGCGTCCTGGCCCTCGTGCTGCCCCTGGCCTACGGCTTCCGGCCTGACCTGGTGCTGATGGCACTGGGaccagcccagggcctgcaggAACCCCAAGCTGCGCTCTTGGCTGCACTCCTGCGGGGTCCAGCAGGGGGCCGAGTCCTGGTCCTGGTGGAGCAG GAACCCACATCCCAGCTTGCAGGCATCCTGGCCCGGGTGTTGCATGGAGACGCACCCCCCAGCCTGGGTCCCTTCTCCACCGCCCCCCCAGAGGACACGCAGGCCCTGCTGTACTTGAGAAGGCAGCTGGAAGCACAGTGGAAGATGCTGCAGGTGGCCG CTCCTTCTTGA
- the HDAC10 gene encoding polyamine deacetylase HDAC10 isoform X1 → MRTALVYHEDMTAARLLWEDPECEIERPERLTAALRRLQQGGLEQRCLQLAPREASEAELGLVHSPEYVSLLRGTQALDTQELRALSGQYDAVYFHPSTFHCARLAVGATLQLVDAVLMGAVHNGLALVRPPGHHSQRAAANGFCVFNNVAIAARHAQQKHGLQRILIVDWDVHHGQGIQYIFEDDPSVLYFSWHRYEHGRFWPYLRESDADAVGQGKGRGFTVNLPWNQVGMGNADYLAAFLHVLLPVAFEFDPELVLVSAGFDSAIGDPEGQMQATPECFGHLTQLLQVLAGGRVCAVLEGGYHLESLSQSVCMVVRALLGDPAPPLSGPMEPHRSALESIQSVRTAQAPHWTSLRQQGSAPTPRPGTCSADGRTSPVSPGGPTFKAVEAQASAVLSSLLGQLHLHPTPPVRTAVTLTAPDAALGLPPAVLHQEGSAPQEETRAWARLHEALAQDTAFTALGKVLHLLKGILDGQVSSGVAMTPAAAATLDVALRCSLSHRAQRVLCVAVGQLDWPPDLANDGRTLWLDIRGKEAAALSPFHVSMPLPGTTGAFLSCVLALVLPLAYGFRPDLVLMALGPAQGLQEPQAALLAALLRGPAGGRVLVLVEQEPTSQLAGILARVLHGDAPPSLGPFSTAPPEDTQALLYLRRQLEAQWKMLQVAAPS, encoded by the exons ATGAGGACCGCGCTCGTGTACCATGAGGACATGACAGCCGCGCGGCTGCTCTGGGAAGA CCCCGAGTGTGAGATCGAGCGACCCGAGCGCCTGACCGCAGCCCTGCGGCGCCTGCAGCAGGGGGGCCTGGAGCAGAGGTGCCTCCAGCTGGCCCCCCGAGAGGCCTCCGAGGCGGAGCTGGGCCTGGTCCACAG TCCAGAGTACGTGTCCCTGTTGCGAGGAACCCAGGCCTTGGACACCCAGGAGCTGCGGGCGCTGTCGGGACAGTACGATGCAGTCTACTTCCACCCG AGCACCTTCCACTGCGCCCGGCTGGCCGTGGGGGCCACACTGCAGCTGGTGGACGCGGTGCTGATGGGAGCCGTGCACAACGGGCTTGCCCTGGTCAG ACCTCCTGGGCACCACAGCCAGAGGGCCGCTGCCAACGGATTCTGTGTGTTCAACAACGTAGCCATCGCAGCCAGGCACGCGCAGCAGAAACACGGCCTGCAGAG GATTCTCATTGTCGACTGGGATGTCCACCACGGTCAGGGCATCCAGTATATCTTTGAGGACGACCCCAG CGTTCTTTACTTCTCCTGGCACCGCTATGAGCATGGCCGGTTCTGGCCCTACCTCCGGGAGTCAGATGCGGACGCCGTTGGGCAGGGGAAGGGCCGTGGCTTCACCGTCAACCTGCCCTGGAACCAG GTCGGGATGGGAAATGCTGACTACCTGGCCGCCTTCCTGCACGTGCTGCTCCCTGTGGCCTTTGAG TTTGATCCTGAGCTGGTCCTCGTCTCTGCAGGATTTGACTCCGCGATTGGCGACCCTGAG GGGCAGATGCAGGCCACACCAGAGTGCTTCGGCCACCTCACGCAGCTGCTGCAGGTGCTGGCTGGAGGCCGGGTCTGTGCCGTGCTGGAG GGTGGCTACCACCTGGAGTCCCTGTCCCAGTCCGTGTGCATGGTGGTGAGGGCGCTGCTGGGTGACCCTGCCCCGCCCCTGTCGGGGCCCATGGAGCCTCATCGCAG tgCCCTGGAGTCCATCCAGAGCGTCCGGACAGCCCAGGCCCCTCACTGGACCAGCCTCCGGCAGCAAG GGTCAGCCCCCACACCAAGGCCCGGCACCTGCTCCGCAGACGGGAGGACCTCACCTGTGTCGCCCGGGGGACCCACGTTCAAGGCAGTGGAGGCCCAGGCCTCGGCTGTGCTGAGTTCCCTCCTGGGCCAGCTGCAcctccaccccacaccccctGTCCGCACGGCTGTTACCCTGACCGCGCCAgatgctgccctgggcctgccccCTGCTGTCCTCCATCAGGAGGGGTCAGCCCCCCAGGAGGAGACACGGGCCTGGGCCAG GCTCCATGAGGCCCTGGCCCAGGACACAGCTTTCACTGCCCTTGGAAAGGTCTTGCACCTGTTGAAGGGGATCCTGGATGGgcag GTGAGCAGTGGTGTTGCAATGACCCCTGCTGCAGCCGCCACGCTGGATGTGGCCCTTCGGTGTAGCTTGTCGCACAGAGCCCAGAG GGtgctgtgtgtggctgtgggACAGCTGGACTGGCCCCCAGACCTTGCCAATGACGG GAGGACTCTGTGGCTGGATATCAGAGGCAAAGAAGCCGCTGCCCTGTCCCCGTTCCACGTCTCCATGCCGCTGCCAGGG ACAACAGGAGCATTCCTGAGCTGCGTCCTGGCCCTCGTGCTGCCCCTGGCCTACGGCTTCCGGCCTGACCTGGTGCTGATGGCACTGGGaccagcccagggcctgcaggAACCCCAAGCTGCGCTCTTGGCTGCACTCCTGCGGGGTCCAGCAGGGGGCCGAGTCCTGGTCCTGGTGGAGCAG GAACCCACATCCCAGCTTGCAGGCATCCTGGCCCGGGTGTTGCATGGAGACGCACCCCCCAGCCTGGGTCCCTTCTCCACCGCCCCCCCAGAGGACACGCAGGCCCTGCTGTACTTGAGAAGGCAGCTGGAAGCACAGTGGAAGATGCTGCAGGTGGCCG CTCCTTCTTGA
- the HDAC10 gene encoding polyamine deacetylase HDAC10 isoform X7: MRTALVYHEDMTAARLLWEDPEYVSLLRGTQALDTQELRALSGQYDAVYFHPSTFHCARLAVGATLQLVDAVLMGAVHNGLALVRPPGHHSQRAAANGFCVFNNVAIAARHAQQKHGLQRILIVDWDVHHGQGIQYIFEDDPSVLYFSWHRYEHGRFWPYLRESDADAVGQGKGRGFTVNLPWNQVGMGNADYLAAFLHVLLPVAFEFDPELVLVSAGFDSAIGDPEGQMQATPECFGHLTQLLQVLAGGRVCAVLEGGYHLESLSQSVCMVVRALLGDPAPPLSGPMEPHRSALESIQSVRTAQAPHWTSLRQQDGRTSPVSPGGPTFKAVEAQASAVLSSLLGQLHLHPTPPVRTAVTLTAPDAALGLPPAVLHQEGSAPQEETRAWARLHEALAQDTAFTALGKVLHLLKGILDGQVSSGVAMTPAAAATLDVALRCSLSHRAQRVLCVAVGQLDWPPDLANDGRTLWLDIRGKEAAALSPFHVSMPLPGTTGAFLSCVLALVLPLAYGFRPDLVLMALGPAQGLQEPQAALLAALLRGPAGGRVLVLVEQEPTSQLAGILARVLHGDAPPSLGPFSTAPPEDTQALLYLRRQLEAQWKMLQVAAPS; encoded by the exons ATGAGGACCGCGCTCGTGTACCATGAGGACATGACAGCCGCGCGGCTGCTCTGGGAAGA TCCAGAGTACGTGTCCCTGTTGCGAGGAACCCAGGCCTTGGACACCCAGGAGCTGCGGGCGCTGTCGGGACAGTACGATGCAGTCTACTTCCACCCG AGCACCTTCCACTGCGCCCGGCTGGCCGTGGGGGCCACACTGCAGCTGGTGGACGCGGTGCTGATGGGAGCCGTGCACAACGGGCTTGCCCTGGTCAG ACCTCCTGGGCACCACAGCCAGAGGGCCGCTGCCAACGGATTCTGTGTGTTCAACAACGTAGCCATCGCAGCCAGGCACGCGCAGCAGAAACACGGCCTGCAGAG GATTCTCATTGTCGACTGGGATGTCCACCACGGTCAGGGCATCCAGTATATCTTTGAGGACGACCCCAG CGTTCTTTACTTCTCCTGGCACCGCTATGAGCATGGCCGGTTCTGGCCCTACCTCCGGGAGTCAGATGCGGACGCCGTTGGGCAGGGGAAGGGCCGTGGCTTCACCGTCAACCTGCCCTGGAACCAG GTCGGGATGGGAAATGCTGACTACCTGGCCGCCTTCCTGCACGTGCTGCTCCCTGTGGCCTTTGAG TTTGATCCTGAGCTGGTCCTCGTCTCTGCAGGATTTGACTCCGCGATTGGCGACCCTGAG GGGCAGATGCAGGCCACACCAGAGTGCTTCGGCCACCTCACGCAGCTGCTGCAGGTGCTGGCTGGAGGCCGGGTCTGTGCCGTGCTGGAG GGTGGCTACCACCTGGAGTCCCTGTCCCAGTCCGTGTGCATGGTGGTGAGGGCGCTGCTGGGTGACCCTGCCCCGCCCCTGTCGGGGCCCATGGAGCCTCATCGCAG tgCCCTGGAGTCCATCCAGAGCGTCCGGACAGCCCAGGCCCCTCACTGGACCAGCCTCCGGCAGCAAG ACGGGAGGACCTCACCTGTGTCGCCCGGGGGACCCACGTTCAAGGCAGTGGAGGCCCAGGCCTCGGCTGTGCTGAGTTCCCTCCTGGGCCAGCTGCAcctccaccccacaccccctGTCCGCACGGCTGTTACCCTGACCGCGCCAgatgctgccctgggcctgccccCTGCTGTCCTCCATCAGGAGGGGTCAGCCCCCCAGGAGGAGACACGGGCCTGGGCCAG GCTCCATGAGGCCCTGGCCCAGGACACAGCTTTCACTGCCCTTGGAAAGGTCTTGCACCTGTTGAAGGGGATCCTGGATGGgcag GTGAGCAGTGGTGTTGCAATGACCCCTGCTGCAGCCGCCACGCTGGATGTGGCCCTTCGGTGTAGCTTGTCGCACAGAGCCCAGAG GGtgctgtgtgtggctgtgggACAGCTGGACTGGCCCCCAGACCTTGCCAATGACGG GAGGACTCTGTGGCTGGATATCAGAGGCAAAGAAGCCGCTGCCCTGTCCCCGTTCCACGTCTCCATGCCGCTGCCAGGG ACAACAGGAGCATTCCTGAGCTGCGTCCTGGCCCTCGTGCTGCCCCTGGCCTACGGCTTCCGGCCTGACCTGGTGCTGATGGCACTGGGaccagcccagggcctgcaggAACCCCAAGCTGCGCTCTTGGCTGCACTCCTGCGGGGTCCAGCAGGGGGCCGAGTCCTGGTCCTGGTGGAGCAG GAACCCACATCCCAGCTTGCAGGCATCCTGGCCCGGGTGTTGCATGGAGACGCACCCCCCAGCCTGGGTCCCTTCTCCACCGCCCCCCCAGAGGACACGCAGGCCCTGCTGTACTTGAGAAGGCAGCTGGAAGCACAGTGGAAGATGCTGCAGGTGGCCG CTCCTTCTTGA
- the HDAC10 gene encoding polyamine deacetylase HDAC10 isoform X9: MRTALVYHEDMTAARLLWEDPEYVSLLRGTQALDTQELRALSGQYDAVYFHPSTFHCARLAVGATLQLVDAVLMGAVHNGLALVRPPGHHSQRAAANGFCVFNNVAIAARHAQQKHGLQRILIVDWDVHHGQGIQYIFEDDPSVLYFSWHRYEHGRFWPYLRESDADAVGQGKGRGFTVNLPWNQVGMGNADYLAAFLHVLLPVAFEFDPELVLVSAGFDSAIGDPEGQMQATPECFGHLTQLLQVLAGGRVCAVLEGGYHLESLSQSVCMVVRALLGDPAPPLSGPMEPHRSALESIQSVRTAQAPHWTSLRQQGSAPTPRPGTCSADGRTSPVSPGGPTFKAVEAQASAVLSSLLGQLHLHPTPPVRTAVTLTAPDAALGLPPAVLHQEGSAPQEETRAWARLHEALAQDTAFTALGKVLHLLKGILDGQVSSGVAMTPAAAATLDVALRCSLSHRAQRVLCVAVGQLDWPPDLANDGRTLWLDIRGKEAAALSPFHVSMPLPGTTGAFLSCVLALVLPLAYGFRPDLVLMALGPAQGLQEPQAALLAALLRGPAGGRVLVLVEQRTRRPCCT; this comes from the exons ATGAGGACCGCGCTCGTGTACCATGAGGACATGACAGCCGCGCGGCTGCTCTGGGAAGA TCCAGAGTACGTGTCCCTGTTGCGAGGAACCCAGGCCTTGGACACCCAGGAGCTGCGGGCGCTGTCGGGACAGTACGATGCAGTCTACTTCCACCCG AGCACCTTCCACTGCGCCCGGCTGGCCGTGGGGGCCACACTGCAGCTGGTGGACGCGGTGCTGATGGGAGCCGTGCACAACGGGCTTGCCCTGGTCAG ACCTCCTGGGCACCACAGCCAGAGGGCCGCTGCCAACGGATTCTGTGTGTTCAACAACGTAGCCATCGCAGCCAGGCACGCGCAGCAGAAACACGGCCTGCAGAG GATTCTCATTGTCGACTGGGATGTCCACCACGGTCAGGGCATCCAGTATATCTTTGAGGACGACCCCAG CGTTCTTTACTTCTCCTGGCACCGCTATGAGCATGGCCGGTTCTGGCCCTACCTCCGGGAGTCAGATGCGGACGCCGTTGGGCAGGGGAAGGGCCGTGGCTTCACCGTCAACCTGCCCTGGAACCAG GTCGGGATGGGAAATGCTGACTACCTGGCCGCCTTCCTGCACGTGCTGCTCCCTGTGGCCTTTGAG TTTGATCCTGAGCTGGTCCTCGTCTCTGCAGGATTTGACTCCGCGATTGGCGACCCTGAG GGGCAGATGCAGGCCACACCAGAGTGCTTCGGCCACCTCACGCAGCTGCTGCAGGTGCTGGCTGGAGGCCGGGTCTGTGCCGTGCTGGAG GGTGGCTACCACCTGGAGTCCCTGTCCCAGTCCGTGTGCATGGTGGTGAGGGCGCTGCTGGGTGACCCTGCCCCGCCCCTGTCGGGGCCCATGGAGCCTCATCGCAG tgCCCTGGAGTCCATCCAGAGCGTCCGGACAGCCCAGGCCCCTCACTGGACCAGCCTCCGGCAGCAAG GGTCAGCCCCCACACCAAGGCCCGGCACCTGCTCCGCAGACGGGAGGACCTCACCTGTGTCGCCCGGGGGACCCACGTTCAAGGCAGTGGAGGCCCAGGCCTCGGCTGTGCTGAGTTCCCTCCTGGGCCAGCTGCAcctccaccccacaccccctGTCCGCACGGCTGTTACCCTGACCGCGCCAgatgctgccctgggcctgccccCTGCTGTCCTCCATCAGGAGGGGTCAGCCCCCCAGGAGGAGACACGGGCCTGGGCCAG GCTCCATGAGGCCCTGGCCCAGGACACAGCTTTCACTGCCCTTGGAAAGGTCTTGCACCTGTTGAAGGGGATCCTGGATGGgcag GTGAGCAGTGGTGTTGCAATGACCCCTGCTGCAGCCGCCACGCTGGATGTGGCCCTTCGGTGTAGCTTGTCGCACAGAGCCCAGAG GGtgctgtgtgtggctgtgggACAGCTGGACTGGCCCCCAGACCTTGCCAATGACGG GAGGACTCTGTGGCTGGATATCAGAGGCAAAGAAGCCGCTGCCCTGTCCCCGTTCCACGTCTCCATGCCGCTGCCAGGG ACAACAGGAGCATTCCTGAGCTGCGTCCTGGCCCTCGTGCTGCCCCTGGCCTACGGCTTCCGGCCTGACCTGGTGCTGATGGCACTGGGaccagcccagggcctgcaggAACCCCAAGCTGCGCTCTTGGCTGCACTCCTGCGGGGTCCAGCAGGGGGCCGAGTCCTGGTCCTGGTGGAGCAG AGGACACGCAGGCCCTGCTGTACTTGA